From the genome of Helicoverpa zea isolate HzStark_Cry1AcR chromosome 1, ilHelZeax1.1, whole genome shotgun sequence, one region includes:
- the LOC124630462 gene encoding uncharacterized protein LOC124630462: MNGELIFEAKKGDGDYHSEMDAHNFEKWFSLILSKIENGSVIVMDNAPYHSRKVEKLPTTATRKAAIQEWLKNKNIPFEEKDLRATLLEKVKHVKHLYQKFVVDDMAKEKNVLVLRLPPYHCELNPIELIWAQMKGYVAQNNKSFKLKEVQQLLPQALANITAEKWQSCIAHTIKEEERFCQLDGIMDEVVERFIINVGESSSSSEDDE; encoded by the coding sequence ATGAATGGTGAATTAATATTTGAAGCCAAAAAGGGAGATGGAGACTACCATTCTGAAATGGATGCACACAATTTTGAAAAGTGGTTCAGTTTAATATTATCCAAAATCGAGAATGGTTCAGTTATTGTTATGGATAATGCGCCTTATCATTCAAGAAAAGTGGAGAAGCTGCCAACTACAGCCACACGAAAGGCAGCTATTCAGGAAtggctgaaaaacaaaaatattcctttTGAGGAAAAAGACCTTAGGGCCACTTTATTAGAGAAAGTGAAACATGTAAAACATTTGTACCAAAAGTTTGTTGTAGATGACATGGCTAAAGAAAAGAACGTATTAGTGTTGCGCCTTCCACCTTACCACTGCGAGCTCAACCCAATCGAACTAATATGGGCTCAAATGAAGGGATATGTagcacaaaacaataaaagttttaaattaaaggaAGTGCAGCAGTTGCTCCCTCAAGCACTCGCAAATATAACTGCAGAAAAATGGCAATCTTGCATTGCCCATACAATTAAAGAAGAGGAAAGATTTTGCCAACTTGATGGTATAATGGATGAAGTTGTAGAAAGGTTTATTATTAACGTTGGtgaatcttcatcatcatcagaggATGATGAATAA